In the genome of Acidimicrobiia bacterium, one region contains:
- a CDS encoding MFS transporter: MARPREESRRNLWPLVMGQSVSLLGDYLAFFFALPVFIRDTTGSATQLGLLAVFETGALLIFGFFAGVLLDRVRIRRVIVIADLVRAAGFALLAVAVAIGSAESWMGFAVAFLVGSMGSVFDSGLEGLMPAVLTDDLLVVANSRLTIGRNLAQTVGFVAGGIVVAAGGITGAFAFNAFSYLVSAGALLMLIEVRPRALPPPEALFPSLREGIQTLWRSSPLRWATLAATLTNLAFAPLAAVLTLYARDDLGIVGDRRLGLFFAGFSSLGVVGATLAPRLVGRFGLGRAIIAGGFIFGVGAASTGFIDGWWAVGTLGLALSGVAINQVGFVTLRQRITPPDRLGRVIAASRTISWIGIPIGAALGGLLGDRVGLRPIFVGGGLAISLVAALLILGPLWDRHLGTNPVEASPVV; the protein is encoded by the coding sequence ATGGCGCGTCCACGGGAGGAGTCCCGCCGAAACCTCTGGCCTCTGGTCATGGGGCAGTCGGTCTCCCTCCTCGGTGACTACCTGGCCTTCTTCTTCGCCCTGCCCGTGTTCATCCGCGACACCACGGGCTCCGCCACGCAGCTGGGTCTGCTCGCCGTCTTCGAGACCGGCGCCCTGCTCATCTTCGGCTTCTTCGCCGGGGTGCTCCTGGACCGGGTGCGGATCCGCCGCGTCATCGTCATCGCCGATCTCGTGCGAGCCGCCGGGTTCGCTCTGCTCGCCGTGGCGGTCGCCATCGGATCCGCCGAGTCGTGGATGGGCTTCGCCGTGGCCTTCCTGGTCGGGTCGATGGGGTCGGTGTTCGACAGCGGCCTGGAGGGGCTCATGCCGGCGGTCCTAACCGACGATCTGCTGGTGGTGGCCAACAGCAGGCTGACCATCGGCCGCAACCTGGCGCAGACGGTCGGGTTCGTCGCCGGGGGGATCGTGGTCGCCGCCGGAGGGATCACCGGGGCCTTCGCCTTCAACGCCTTCTCGTACCTGGTCTCGGCCGGGGCCCTGCTGATGCTGATCGAGGTGCGTCCCCGCGCCCTGCCCCCACCAGAAGCGCTGTTCCCCTCGTTGCGCGAAGGGATCCAGACACTGTGGCGTTCGTCTCCTCTGCGTTGGGCCACACTGGCGGCGACCCTCACCAACCTCGCCTTTGCACCCCTCGCCGCCGTGCTCACGCTCTACGCTCGGGACGACCTCGGCATAGTCGGCGACCGACGCCTTGGTCTCTTCTTCGCCGGCTTCAGCTCCCTGGGTGTCGTCGGCGCCACCCTGGCGCCACGTCTGGTGGGGCGCTTCGGGCTGGGAAGGGCGATCATCGCCGGTGGTTTCATCTTCGGGGTCGGCGCCGCCAGCACGGGATTCATCGATGGATGGTGGGCTGTGGGGACCCTGGGGCTGGCCCTCTCTGGTGTTGCCATCAACCAGGTCGGGTTCGTGACCCTGCGACAGCGGATCACGCCGCCCGACCGCCTGGGACGCGTGATCGCCGCCTCGCGCACCATCTCGTGGATCGGGATCCCGATCGGAGCCGCCCTGGGCGGACTGCTCGGCGATCGCGTCGGGTTGCGCCCGATATTCGTGGGCGGAGGCCTGGCGATCAGCCTCGTGGCGGCGCTGCTCATCCTCGGCCCCCTGTGGGATCGGCACCTGGGAACGAACCCGGTCGAGGCGAGCCCGGTCGTCTAG